The Faecalibacter bovis genome includes the window AGGATTAGGTGCATACAACGTGATGAAAAACGCATTAGAAGATGCAGGTATTGGAACTGCAGATATTGATCATATCAATATGCACGGAACTTCAACTCCTTTAGGAGATATAGCAGAATCTAAAGCAATCACTAAATTATTTGGTGAAGATGCATACAATATTCAAATTAACTCTACTAAGTCGATGACAGGTCACCTTTTAGGTGCTGCTGGTATTGTTGAAGCGATTGCAGCTATTAGTGCAGTTAAAAACGACATTGTTCCCCCAACAATTAATCACTTTACGGACGATGAAAATCTAGATCCTAGAATTGATTATACATTCAATGTTGCGAAAGAAAAAGTGATCAACTATGCCTTAAGCAATACATTCGGATTCGGTGGACACAATGCATGTGTGATATTTAAGAAGTATAAGTAATGTTTTTCTTTAAAAATTTATTTTCTTTTAAAAAAAAACGAGCTAATTTTTCAGCTCAAGAGCCTTTATTTGAATTTTTGAAGTCTATTTTAGGATATTATCCAGAGAATATCGATGTTTTTACGGAAGCGTTCACACACCGATCGGCACAAAAAAAAGACGATAAAGGAAATAGTGTAAATTTTGAAAGATTAGAATTTTTAGGAGATGCATTACTTGGCGCTTCTGCCGCTACACATTTGTATAACAAAGCACCAGAACAGCAGGAAGGTTATTTAACTAAAATGCGTTCAAAAATCGTTTCCAGAAAACAATTAAATTCAATCTCAAAACAATTAGGATTACTTAATTACCTAGAACCAAAAAATAACCACGCAAATCTTGGAGAAGATGTAAATGGTGATTTATTGGAAGCTTTAGTGGGTGCAATTTATGTGGATAAAGGAGCTAAAGCTGTAGAAGATTTTATCAAATTTAAGATTATTGATCCTTACGCGGATTTAGACCGTTTAGAATCTACCATTACAAGTCATAAATCTTTGATTTTAGAGTGGAGTCAAAAAACAAGAAATACGCTAAGATTCAATACTTTTGAAGAACAAAATGCGGAAGATTTACAAGTTTTTGTATCTGTCATCCGTTTAAATGATAAAGTAATTTCTAAAGGAAGAGGAACATCAAAGAAAAAAGCTGAAGAAAGTGCCTCAAAAAGAGCTTATTATACTCTTCAGAAAAAAATAGAAAACATATAATTGAATGGCGGAAATCCTATTATTAGACGATTTTATCGATTTTCAATTAGTAGGAGTTAATTCTTCTTTCGAGGATCCTTTTCAGTTTATATACCATTTAAATCTTAACTTTAATACCTGTTTTGAACGTATTAAAGATTATGATTACTTAATAAATCAGCAGGAATTCTTTTTTTCAAGCTATCATTGGTATGATGATTTTAATAAAATAGATTATCATATTATTAAAAATCGACCAATTGAATCGGTTTTTAAAAATAATGAAGTAGATTTAACTCAATTATTTCAAGCAGATTTTCCTTTAATTTCAAAATACAAGAATTGTAACTATATTTTAAAGGTAACTGGATGGGATGATGATATTGATAATTTGATAATTCCTTTCAAAACCAATAATTTTATAGATAATATTGAAATTTATGATGTCGATGACATTAGCGATGCTAATCGATTGATATTTTAAATATAAACGTGTGCAAAAAAAAGGAAAATATGGTTTACGATAAAAACTATCTTAAAAAAACAAAAATTGTTGCAACCTTAGGTCCAGCAACAGAACGTCGAGAAGTAATTTTAGAAATGATGAAAAAAGGTACTGATGTATTTCGTATCAATTTTTCTCATGCTGATTATGAAGACGTAAAAAATAAAATAGATACAATTCATGAATTAAATGAAGAATTTGGATTCAATACAGCTATTTTAGCCGATTTACAAGGTCCAAAACTTCGTATAGGTAAAATGGAGCACGAGGATTTTGTTATTAATCCTGGTGATATTTTAACTTTTACAAATGAAGATGTAATTGGGACAAACGAAAAAGTTTTTATGACTTACAAAAAGTTTGCTCAAGACGTACAAGTTGGTGAAAACATCTTAATTGATGATGGTAAATTAATCTTGAAAGTTGTAGAAACTAACGGTGTAGATATCGTTAAGGCAGAAACAATTCAAGGTGGACCGTTACGTTCTAAAAAAGGAGTAAACTTACCAAACACTAAAATCTCATTACCAGCTTTAACTGAAAAAGATAAGGAAGATGCTAAATTCGCTATTGAAAATAGAGTAGATTGGTTTGCATTATCTTTCGTTCGTTCAGGTCAAGACGTAGTAGATTTACAAGATTTTATTAAAGAACACGCTTCTTTTAAAATTCCAATTATTTCAAAAATCGAAAAGCCAGAAGCTTTAGATAATATTGATGATATTTTAGTTCATTCGGATGGATTAATGGTAGCGCGTGGAGATTTAGGAGTTGAAGTTCCGTTTGAAATCGTTCCAAAAGCTCAAAAACAATTAATTGACAAAGCTAAATTAGCTCGTAAACCAGTTATTGTTGCTACACAAATGATGGAAACAATGATTTCGAGTTTAACACCAACTCGTGCAGAAGTTTCTGATGTTGCAAATGCTGTTTTTGATGGTGCTGATGCGGTGATGTTATCAGGAGAAACTTCTGTAGGTATGTATCCAATCCAAGTTATTGAAAAAATGACGAAGATTTTACAAACGGTAGAAGATGATGAACACATTAGAATTCCAGAGCACAAACCAAAAGTTAGAAACGAACGTTTCGTAACAGATATTGTTTGTTATAATGCAGCTAAAATGGTGTCTCATACAGATGCAAAAGCAATTGCTACATTAACATATTCTGGTTATACAGCGTTCCAAATTTCATCACATCGTCCAAATGCGTTCATCTTAGTTTTCAATCCAAGTAAACGCATCAACAGAATGTTAAACTTATTATGGGGTGTTAAAGCGATTAATTACGATCCACGTGATACATCGACAGATCAAACGGTAACAGAAGTTAATATTTTAGCGAAAAATAGTGGTTATATTGATTACGGTGATTACATCGTAAACTTAAATGCAATGCCAGCTTTCGAAAAAGGAATCACAAATACGTTACGTATTTCAATGGTTTAATCTTTTACGAAGTTT containing:
- a CDS encoding IPExxxVDY family protein → MAEILLLDDFIDFQLVGVNSSFEDPFQFIYHLNLNFNTCFERIKDYDYLINQQEFFFSSYHWYDDFNKIDYHIIKNRPIESVFKNNEVDLTQLFQADFPLISKYKNCNYILKVTGWDDDIDNLIIPFKTNNFIDNIEIYDVDDISDANRLIF
- the pyk gene encoding pyruvate kinase; the encoded protein is MVYDKNYLKKTKIVATLGPATERREVILEMMKKGTDVFRINFSHADYEDVKNKIDTIHELNEEFGFNTAILADLQGPKLRIGKMEHEDFVINPGDILTFTNEDVIGTNEKVFMTYKKFAQDVQVGENILIDDGKLILKVVETNGVDIVKAETIQGGPLRSKKGVNLPNTKISLPALTEKDKEDAKFAIENRVDWFALSFVRSGQDVVDLQDFIKEHASFKIPIISKIEKPEALDNIDDILVHSDGLMVARGDLGVEVPFEIVPKAQKQLIDKAKLARKPVIVATQMMETMISSLTPTRAEVSDVANAVFDGADAVMLSGETSVGMYPIQVIEKMTKILQTVEDDEHIRIPEHKPKVRNERFVTDIVCYNAAKMVSHTDAKAIATLTYSGYTAFQISSHRPNAFILVFNPSKRINRMLNLLWGVKAINYDPRDTSTDQTVTEVNILAKNSGYIDYGDYIVNLNAMPAFEKGITNTLRISMV
- the rnc gene encoding ribonuclease III; amino-acid sequence: MFFFKNLFSFKKKRANFSAQEPLFEFLKSILGYYPENIDVFTEAFTHRSAQKKDDKGNSVNFERLEFLGDALLGASAATHLYNKAPEQQEGYLTKMRSKIVSRKQLNSISKQLGLLNYLEPKNNHANLGEDVNGDLLEALVGAIYVDKGAKAVEDFIKFKIIDPYADLDRLESTITSHKSLILEWSQKTRNTLRFNTFEEQNAEDLQVFVSVIRLNDKVISKGRGTSKKKAEESASKRAYYTLQKKIENI